One stretch of Actinomycetes bacterium DNA includes these proteins:
- a CDS encoding cupin domain-containing protein — translation MEVVAGAGEFADVGEVHWVEQLRVPDLSVGTYSIPSGGVDDQSPHTEDEIYVCTRGRATLRTPSGDAAIAPGVVVYVPAGEEHRFVDVTEDLSLFVLFAPAEGSRA, via the coding sequence GTGGAGGTCGTCGCGGGTGCGGGAGAGTTCGCCGACGTGGGCGAGGTGCACTGGGTCGAGCAGCTGCGCGTACCCGACCTGAGCGTGGGCACGTACTCGATCCCCTCCGGCGGTGTCGACGACCAGTCGCCGCACACCGAGGACGAGATCTATGTGTGCACGCGGGGACGGGCGACGCTGCGTACGCCCTCCGGCGACGCCGCCATCGCGCCGGGGGTCGTGGTGTACGTCCCCGCGGGCGAGGAGCACCGCTTCGTCGACGTCACCGAGGACCTGAGCCTGTTCGTGCTCTTCGCGCCCGCCGAGGGATCCCGGGC